In Camelus ferus isolate YT-003-E chromosome 10, BCGSAC_Cfer_1.0, whole genome shotgun sequence, the following proteins share a genomic window:
- the PANX1 gene encoding LOW QUALITY PROTEIN: pannexin-1 (The sequence of the model RefSeq protein was modified relative to this genomic sequence to represent the inferred CDS: deleted 1 base in 1 codon), which produces MAIAHLATEYVFSDFLLKEPSEPKFKGLRLELAVDKMVTCIAVGLPLLLISLAFAQEISIGTQISCFSPSSFSWRQASFVDSYCWAAVQQKDSLRGDSENLPLCLHKFFPYILLLVAILLYLPSLFWRFTAAPHLCSDLKFIMEELDKVYNRAIKAAKSVRDLDLRDGACPAPENENMGQSLWEISESHFKYPIVEQYLKTKKNSSNLIVKYVGCRVLSLSIILLAGVYLGYYFSLSSLSDEFVCSIKSGILKNDSTVPDQFQCKLIAVGIFQLLSFINLVVYVLLAPVVVYTLFVPFRQKTDVLKVYEILPTFDVLHFKSEGYNDLSLYILFLEENISELKSYKCLKVLENIKSSGQGIDPMLLLTNLGMIKMDVVDGKNPKPVEMMGDEQGDQTTELTDLNVHGETKISNGEKNARQRLLDSSL; this is translated from the exons ATGGCCATTGCCCACCTGGCCACCGAGTACGTCTTCTCGGACTTCTTGCTGAAGGAACCCTCGGAGCCTAAGTTCAAGGGGCTGCGGCTGGAGCTAGCCGTGGACAAGATGGTCACGTGCATCGCCGTGGGGCTGCCGCTGCTGCTCATCTCGCTGGCCTTTGCGCAGGAAATCTCGATCG gTACCCAGATAAGCTGCTTCTCCCCCAGTTCTTTCTCGTGGCGTCAGGCTTCCTTCGTGGACTCTTATTGTTGGGCGGCCGTCCAGCAGAAGGACTCCTTGCGGGGCGACTCTGAAAACCTCCCATTGTGCCTGCATAAG tttttccccTACATCCTGCTGCTGGTGGCAATCCTCCTGTACCTGCCCTCCCTGTTCTGGCGTTTCACAGCTGCACCTCATCTCTGCTCAGATTTGAAGTTCATCATGGAAGAACTTGACAAAGTTTACAACCGTGCAATCAAAGCTGCCAAGAGCGTCCGTGACCTTGACTTGAGAGATGGTGCCTGCCCAGCTCCAGAAAACGAGAACATGGGGCAAAG TTTGTGGGAGATATCGGAAAGCCACTTCAAGTATCCTATCGTGGAGCAGTacttaaagacaaagaaaaactccAGTAATCTAATTGTCAAGTACGTCGGCTGCCGGGTGCTGTCACTGAGCATTATCCTGTTGGCCGGCGTCTACCTGGGCTATTACTTTAGCCTCTCCTCCCTCTCGGACGAGTTCGTCTGCAGCATCAAATCCGGGATCTTGAAAAACGACAGCACCGTCCCGGATCAGTTCCAGTGCAAACTCATTGCC GTCGGCATCTTCCAGTTGCTCAGTTTCATCAACCTGGTGGTGTACGTCCTGCTGGCTCCCGTGGTGGTCTACACGCTGTTTGTTCCATTCCGGCAGAAGACAGATGTCCTCAAAGTGTACGAAATCCTGCCCACTTTCGATGTTCTGCATTTCAAGTCAGAAGGGTACAACGATCTGAGCCTCTACATTCTGTTCTTGGAGGAGAACATTAGTGAACTCAAGTCCTACAAATGTCTCAAGGTCCTGGAGAACATTAAAAGCAGCGGTCAGGGCATCGACCCCATGCTCCTCCTGACCAACCTCGGTATGATCAAGATGGACGTGGTCGATGGCAAAAATCCGAAGCCCGTGGAGATGATGGGAGACGAGCAGGGGGACCAGACGACAGAGCTCACAG ATTTGAATGTACACGGTGAAACGAAAATAAGTAACGGAGAGAAGAATGCTCGACAGAGACTCCTGGATTCTTCTTTGTGA